The DNA sequence GTATGGCGGGCGGTCAAAGTAGATCGAAGTGACACCGTATACGCCAATCATCATGCCAAGGGTGGCAATGAACGGGGGCACATGGAACTTGGAAACAATAACACCGTTCAGTGCCCCGAACAGGCCTGTAACCGCCATGGCGATCAGAATCGGTACGATGATCGGCAGCTCAGCAAGATTCGGGTACATTTTATAAGCATAATCCGAAGCCTGCAGCATCGATGCTGACACAACAGCGGCGAGGCCGACAAGCCTTCCCGCTGACAGGTCTGTCCCGGCAGTAATCAGAATGCCTGCTACCCCGAGGGCAATGATGATCCTGGATGAAGACTGGCTCAGGATATTGATAAAGTTCGTGATTGATAGAAAGTCAGGTGACGCGATGATGATCCCGATGACAAGCAGGACCAGAACGACATATATGACATTGTCGACGAGCCACTTGGCTGCATCGAATCTTTTTTCCGCTTTGTTCATGTGTGTTTCCTCCTAGTACATCGCAGCGAGCCGCATGATTTCTTCCTGCGAGGCTTCTGCAGTATCCAGTATCCCAGCCAGCTTCCCGTTGCTCATGACCATGATCCGGTCGCTCACGCCCAGCAGCTCCGGCATTTCGGATGAAATGAAAATGATCCCCTTGCCTTCTGCTGCCAGTTCGCTGATCAGCTGGTATATTTCAAATTTAGCCCCGACATCGATTCCCCGCGTCGGTTCATCCAGCAGCAGGATTTCAGGCCTTGTGAGGAGCCAGCGGCCGATGATGACCTTCTGCTGATTCCCTCCGGACAAAGAGCCGATGGAAGTTTTCTGTGACGGTGTCCGGACATTCATAGAATCTATGACCCATTTCGTATCCTCCGCCACCTTGCCGTCCGAAAGAAAGATGCCTTTTCGGTATTTCTTCAGATTGGCAATGATAGAGTTGAAGCTGATGCTCAATTCCGGGAAGATGCCGGTAGATCTTCTTTCCTCTGTAACAAGTGCAAAGCCGTTCTTGATGGCATGCTGCGGTGAATGGTTCTGGACTTCCTTGCCATGAAGCTCAACCTTTCCTGACTTCACGCCCCTCATGCCGAACAGGGCTTCCACCACCTCGGTCCGCTTTGATCCGACCAGCCCGGCGATGCCAAGGATTTCTCCCTTCCTCAGTTCGAAGCCGATATCAGAGAAAGAATGCTTTGCTTCTGCTGTGAGGCCGGAAACCTTTAAAATGACCTCTCCCGGCTTGTTCACCTTTTCCGGGAAGCGCTGTGACAGATCACGTCCGACCATGAGGCGGATGATTTCATCCGTTGTCAGCTCCTCGGCGCTCTTTGTCGCGATATACTGTCCATCGCGCATGATCGTCACTTCGTCGGATATCTGGAGGATTTCCTCCATTTTGTGGGATATATAGATGATGGCTACATTTTCGCTTTGCAGCTTTTTAATGATTTTAAATAAATGATTCACTTCTTTTTCTGTCAGTGAAGAGGTCGGTTCGTCCATGACAATGATTTTGGACTGATAGGAAACCGCCTTGGCAATTTCAACCATCTGCATCTCCGAGACGGAGAGCGAACTTACCTTGCTGGACGGATCAATCCGGATATCCAGGCTTTTAAAAATGGCTGCCGTATCTTCATACATCTTCTTCTCATCAATGAAGATGCCTTTCTTCGGGTAGCGGCCAAGCCAGATATTATCCATGACATTCTGCTGGCGCACCTGATTGAGCTCCTGGTGGACCATGGAGACCCCGCTCTCCAGCGCCTGCTTCGAGCTGGCAAAGGCTACCTCCCGGCCTTCGAGGAGGATCTGTCCCTCGTCCATTGAATAGATGCCGAAAAGGCATTTCATCAAAGTTGATTTGCCTGCTCCATTTTCCCCCATCAGCGCATGCACTGTCCCTGCCCTTACCTTAAGGGAGACGTTGTTCAGGGCGATGACCCCGGGGAATCTTTTTGTTAGATTTTTCATTTCCAGCAGCACTGCTCCGTTTGTTTCCGGCATGAGTGCACCTCCTTGCTTGCCCTTCTGCATGTGCCGGCACTGCCTGTTATGGCTGTTTCAAACTGCCGGCTTATTTTTGGAAAACAATGAGAGACCCGCACAGCAAGCCCCCCATTGTTGGAAAAACTCTTTTTATCTATTGTTCTGCTGCCATCAAATTGAGGCGCAGTTCTTACTTGTAAGCATTCTTGCCGACGTCGATATTATCTTTCGTCACTTCTACGTAAGGAACGCGGACGGCTTTGGCTTCGTCAAGCTCCCATTCTGTTCCGTCAAGCACGTCTTTGCCATTTGCAGCGTTGACCGCAAGCTGGACGGTCGCTTTCCCTTGGTTCTGTGCATCATTCAGGACTGTTCCGACCATTTTGCCGTTTTCGATCATATCCAATGCTTCCGGAATAGCGTCGACGCCTACGACAGGCATGAATTTATCTCCGGAGAAATAGCCTGCTTTTTCAAGAGAAGCAATTGCCCCGAGTGCCATGCCGTCATTGTTGGCGATGACGAATTCAATCTGGTCGCTGTATTTTGCCAGCCAGGCATCCATTTTTTCGGTTGCCTTCGTTGCATCCCACATACCTGTATCCATTGCCAGTTCTTCTGTTTCAATGCCGATGCCCTTGACTGTGTCAATTGCATATTTGGTGCGGGCTTCGGCATCCGGGTGGCCCGGCTCGCCTTTGAGGAGCACATATTGGATTTTGCCGTCTCCATTTTTATCCCATGCCGCTTCATTCGCTTCCCACTGCTTGGCAATCAGTTCACCCTGGATTACACCTGATTCGGAAGAAGTCGTCCCGACATAGTAAGCTTTGTCATAACCATTCATGACCGCTGCATCCGGCTCTTTATTGAAGAAGATAACCGGCAGGTCCTTTGCTTTTGCTTTATCAATAACGGTCTGTGCCGCTTTTGGATCAACCAGGTTGATGGCCAGAGACTTAGCTCCTTTGGCAATCAGTGTATCGACTTGCTCGATCTGCTTTGCCTGGTCGTTCTGGGAGTCATTGAGCATCAGGTTAGCCTGATCCTTTGCGGAATCCTCCATTGCGCGTCGTACATAGGACATGAAGTTATCATCAAATTTGTAGATGGTTGCGCCGACAGCCGGAAGGCCGTCTGCCTTGCCTGAATCCCCTGAACCGCCAGTTGAATCGCTGCTGCAGCCAGCAGCCAGCATGATGCTTGATGCAACCGTAAGTGATAAAAGCAAACCCTTTTTCTTTTTCGCCATTTTCCCAATCCCCTTTTGGTTTTAGTTTGTAAGCCCTTACAAACATAGTAGCAGGAGAGTAGGAGATTTATATTTGGAATAACTAGCATTAAATTGTGATTTTCTAGATTATTTTGTGAAAGCGTGTTCATGAGCGTGGGTTAGGATATTTCTGTTGAAGGTGCTATTTGGAAATAAGAAAGGCGTATGAATAGGCACAATACAAGGAGCCTTCCAGTTTGTAAGGAAAAGGTGTTATGGTAAGAACTCTCTCTTTACTTGAAGGCTCTTTTCGTAAAGATTAGCCTTTAATTATAACAATTAAAAATTTACATTTTATTGGAAACAGAACCTAATTTGAGTAGCCACCAATCCTTAAAATAAGCGGATAATTTCCGGTTAAGCTGCTGAATATGGCATGGATGGGTGTAAATAAGCGGAGGAATTCCGGTTAAGAGGAACGAAGTTGCCCATTTTCCTGTTTTTTGAATCAATAGACGGAATTTCTCCGCCTATTTGAGCTATTATTAAAGTTTTTTTGAAATTAGAGGGAATTCCTCCGCTTATTTTTCAACCTCAATGATTCTCTCATTCAGGTGCGAAAAGAGGCTGCTCTTTTATGACTGGACGGGGAAGAAACTGTTTTCTGAAAGAGTATCTTATCACATCTTATAAGGATGGCAAGATAGCAACAATCTATGCGAAAAGAGTCTACTTGTATGACCTAATTAGGAGGGTAATTGCCCAACTAATTTTAAAAACCTGGTGATTGGAGTGCAAGGCACGTAGACTCCTGCGGGATTGCAGCGGCAGAGCTGAGACCCCGCAGGAGGGACGACGAGGAGGCTCAGCGCCGCCCGCGGAAAGCGAAGTGCCTGGAACGGAAATCACCAGCCCCATTTAAAAAATAGAACTAGTACTAAACTCACTTTTTCCAACAGAAAAGGACCCCTCATATGGAGATCCTTCAGCTTTCCTTGCGGTATTCGGTTGGCGATAGGCCGGTGTGCTTTTTGAAGACGCGGCTGAAGTAGTTGGGATCTTTGTAGCCGATGCTGTAGCAGATTTCCTTCAGGCTGAGGGAGCCTTCCTTGAGGAAATGCTTTGCCTTCCTGATCCGGACGTCGGTGACGAAATCGATGAAGGTCATCCCAAAGCGGTCTTTGAACAGCTTGGAAAAGTAGAACGGGCTCAAGTCTACATATTCAGCTGCCGACTCAAGGGTAAGCGCCTCGGCATAGTGGGCTTCGATATATTCCTTTGCTTTATAGAGCATATCTTTGGCATGGCTGTTCCGCCATGCCTGTACATGCCGGACTATGCGGAGGAGATGATTCTTGCCCTGCTCAAACAGGACCGCGCTGTCATGATAATCGCTGAGCTCGGGCACCTGCCTGTAATCAATGCCGAGTTCATAGAGCATTCTTGATACCAGCACAAACAGCTCTTGAAGAGACCTGCGGATGTCTGCCGTTTCCTGCGCTTCCTCAGCATGGCTGCCCATAAAGCCGGCAAAGGCGGACAGGACATGGTTCACATCCGCCTGGCGCACTGCTTCCAGCAGCTCTTTTTCTGCGTTATAGCCAGGCGGCGGGCTTCCTGCAGCTGTTTTCCCCTGCTTTTCCCCGAATAAATAAGACCGGCCGGGCAGCTGCTTGATCTTTTGAAGGGCCAAAGCGCTTTCGTGGTAGGATTTAGTCAGTTCCTGCGCGTCCTCGTACGGATGGCCGATTCCTGCTTTTAATTCCGCTTCTCCGAATTTCTTGGAGAATCTGGCAAGGAGGGCATCCAGTACGGTTTGGGACTTGGATTTGAAATGCAGTTTTTCAGCCGGTTTTTGACAAAGGAATAATACAGGGACCTGATCTTCAACGAGAGGCCCGACCATTGCCTGCTGATGCTCAGGCAGGCTGGCGAGTGTTTCTTTCAGCCAGCTGTACCACTCTTTTTTCCGGTCCTCTGAAGCTTCCCTGCCAGGCTTTGGCTGGTAGCTGAACAGCATGATATAGCCTGAGAGGATCTCCTTGCCCAATAGCCTGCCCCAGCTTTCAAAGGTGATATCCTGCACCTGGTTCATCATCAGGGAAGCGACCCATTCTTTTTGGGCAATGGACACCGCTTTTTCAAGGTTTTCCTTCAGGCTCCGTTCTTCTTCCATTTTCCGGCGCTCTTCCATGATTTCACCGGCCGCGCTTTCAAAGGCTGCGGTAATGTCCGCCTTTGAGCTCGGCTTCAGGATATATTGCTTTACCCCCTGCTGCATCACCTTCTTGGCATATTCGAAGGTATCAAAAGCCGAAACCATGATGAATCTCGTTTCCGGCCTGATTTTCCGGATTTCCCGGACAGCTTCGATTCCGTCCACGCCCGGCATCTTAATGTCCATAAATATAATATCCGGCTCATGCTTTACTGCCATTTCAATCGCAATCCGTCCATTGGCTGCTTCCCCTACCACTTCGGCATGATTGAATGAGCTGCGGATCATTTTGGCTACGGCCTTTCTCTCCAATACCTCATCATCAACGACCAGTACTTTGAGCAAGCTTTTCTCCCCCTTTTGCCATGGCTGGGATCACCAGCCTGAAAGTTGTTCCCTTCCCCGGCCCTGATTCGATCTCCACGACATTCCTTTTCTGATAAAACAACTGCAGCCTCTTCATGACATTCCTGACTCCGATGCCTGTCGAATGCCCGCTTGGCGGCTCCTTAGGCACAGTCTCTTCCAGCCCCTCTGCATAGGCCAGCAGCCTTCTTTTTGCTTTCGGGTCCATCCCGGGGCCGTTATCGCTGACTTCTACATGAATCTCCTCACCTTTGCGAATGATGTCCAGGCGGATAATGCCATTTTCTTCGTACTCTTCCACCCCGTGTATGAAGGCATTTTCAATTAAAGGCTGGAGGGTCAGTCCCGGTATTTCAATGTCCAGGCAGTCTTCCTCAATGTCAGTGACAAAGCGGATGCGGTCTCCAAAGCGCGTCTGCTGGATATAAAAATACTCCTTGACCACCCTGACCTCTTCCCGGAGAGTCGAAGCTTTGTCCAGATCCCCCAGGTTGTAGCGGAGGAGGGCGACGGATTCAATGAGGCGCGAGGTTTCTTCGGCATCTTCCAGATATGCCATTTTAGATATCGTATTCAGTGTATTGAACAGAAAATGCGGATTGATCTGATTCTGGAGACTCCTAAGCTCCAGCTCCTTCAGCAGTTTGTCCAATTCTGACTTCTGCTTGATTTCGATGACCAGTGTCCTGAGGTTTTTCCTCATCTGATTAAAGGTATCTGTCAGCAGCTTGAGTTCATCCTTGGCCGCCACTTTGATTTCTTCGCCTTCCAGATTCCCTTTTGCAATCTGCCTCGCCGCCTCTGAAAGCTTGGAGATTGGCTTGGTGATCCCTCCTGATATCCAGAAGGCCAGCAGCGTGCTTAAAAAGAAGGCTGCGGCAAAGAGGGACAGGGAAAGCATTTTATAATAGTGATTCTGCTGCTCCATCTGTCTGTAGAAGGAGCGGTAGTCGGTCAATTTATTGTTTAGCAGGGCAAGCGTATTTTCCTGGAGAAAACCGCCGATCTTGAGCACCTCATTCAGATGGCCCGAATAGGTGTTGATTTCATCCCGCTGGAAGGCTTCGAGTGAGGCATCTGCTTCCTCCAGAAAGCTGTCGATCATGTTTTTATAGTTAACGAGCGTCATATCGCTGGTATCCATAATCTCATAGAGCCTTTTCTGGTCATCTACAAGCTTCGTCTTTTCCTGCTCATATTGGAGCAGATAGGTATGGTCCTTATCTGTGATATAGGCCTTCAGCTTCTCGGTCACCAAATCGGTACGCTGTGAGATATCATTAAGAAGCAGGAATCTCTCAAAGCTGTTGTCATATTCGGTGACCAGTTTTTCGCTGGCTTTATAGAAAAACAGGCCGACAGAAGTCAGGAGGGCGACGAGGACAATAAAATATAAGAGCAGCTTTGACCTTATCCGGAACAGCATATTAGTGGACCTCCCTGATTTGTTCCTGGCTGCTGATCGGCAGGTCTGCTTTTCTCAGAATCTTTGTATCCGTATGGACAAGAGGCGGAACCTCCCTGCCTTCAAGCAGGTCAATCATCATCCTGACAGACTTATAGCCCATCTCGAACGGCTCCTGAACGACCGTTCCCTGGATGGTGCCATTCTTCATATAGTCAAGGGTTTCAGGAAGCGTGTCGAAGCCCATGACGTAAATATCCCCCTGCCTCTGCATCATTTCCACCACCTGGGCGATCCCGATGGCATCAAGAGCACTGGTTCCGTAGAAAGCGGTTACATTCGGATGCTCTTTTAAGATTTGATACGCCTTTTCTGCCGCCTTTACTCTGCTGATCTCGGATTCTTCCACATCAATGATGCGGATGTTCTTTTCGCTTCCGACTGCAGCCTTAAAGCCGTTTACCCGCTGGATCTGGTGGTTTGCATAGAAATTGCCGGTGATGATGGCGACTTCAGCCTTTCCGTTCAGATCTTTCACAAGCGCCCTTCCGGCCAGATAGCCGGCATAATAATTATCAGTGCCGATATAGGCAACGCGCTCACTGTTGGCTGCATCTGTATCAATGGTGATAACAGGGGTTTTCCCGACCACTTTATTGATGAGGGGCGTGAACTGCTCATCACTCAGACCCTGTGTGATGATGCCATCAACCTTAGAAGCAGCTGCCTTTTCAATGGTTTCCAGATGTTCGTCAATGCTGGCCTGATTCGGACCGGCATATTCAAGGACAACACCTGCTTCCTCCGCAGCCTTCCTGGCCCCTTTTTCAACAAGCCTCCAGTACTCATTATCCAATTCCTCCGGCACAAGCACAAAGTGATAGCGGTAATCCTCAAGCTTGCCGGGTTCCTGGGGAACATGATGGGCAATTACTTTATATCCATAGAAAACTGCCATCGTACAGCTGATGACAAAAAAGAAGCTTAGAGATGTATAGGCAAACACTGACCATTTGCTCATGGCAGACAACCCTCTTTTTTAAATGGTAGATTGATAGGAACAATGACCGAAGCCAAAGCCATGCTTTAGCGAATAGGAATATTATAACGCCTCTTTTCAAAAGGTGGTATAATTTTCAGAATTCAAGACAGGATTTCTATGAATAAAAGATCTTCTGGAGGAAGTCTGCGCTATAATAGAATTATTCAAATTCTGGGAAAAACGTACAGGTGAGAAGAATGAATAAGCATCCTGCATCAAATTATGTGCTCCAAGCCAGGAGCAATGAATTTTACTGGGAAGGAGGCGGCCAGCTGTCGGTCAAAACCTTTCGGAACGGCCGTGCCCGGTATAAAAAAGGTCCCGGAACTTATGCTGTGGAGGAAGGACGCTATCTGCTTTTGAATGAAGGGGATTATGCCCTTTCGATTGAGGAGGCACACCCGGTCGAGTCATTTTGTGTATTTTTCCGGGACGGGTTCGCAGGGGAGGTGCTGCAGTCGCTCACAGCTGATCCTGACAGGCTTCTCAGCGACCCCTTCCGCCCTGCCTGTGATGAGGGATTCTTTGAGAGGACATACCAGCCCGGAGCGGGTTTGAGCGGCCGGCTTGCGGGATTGCAGGAGGCACATCTGCTTTCGGAAGATCCGGCTGCCTATGAAGAGCTGTTTTACCCGCTTATGCAGGAGATTCTCCTTGAACAGTCATATGCAAGAAGGGAAGCCTCAGCTATCAGTGCCGAGAAGCGTTCAACACGAGAGGAACTCTATAAGCGCCTGATGACAGCCAATGAATATATAAGGGCCTGCTATGCAAGCCCGGTTACATTAGATGAGCTTTCAAGAATCGCCTGCCTTTCGCCTAATCATCTGCTCAGGTCTTATACAGGACTCTTCGGCAGGACGCCTCATCAGCATCTGGCAGAGTTCCGCATCAGAAAGGCGAAGGATATGCTGGAAAAAGAGGAGTGGAATATGACGGATATCAGCTTTGCAGTGGGCTTTCAGACCCCCTCCTCTTTCAGCAAAATGTTCAGGAAGCATACAGGGTTATCCCCCCTCCAGCACCGGAAAAAGGTGAGATTGGACAAGAATGAGACTGGTTTTTCGACTATGCTGGAGAAGAAGAAAAGTTAAGGAGTGATAGACATGCAGGAAATCCAGAAAATCAGCCAGATCGGCATCCCGGTCAAAAATATGGAAAGAGCAGTCCCATTTTACCGGGATGTACTGGGGCTTCCCCTCTTATTCAGCATGGAGACAATGGCATTCTTTGAATGCGGCGGACAGCGCCTGATGCTGAGCCTGCCGGAAAAGGAAGAGTTTGCCCATCCAAGCTCAGTCCTTTATTTCCAGGTGGAGGATATCCGCAAAGCCTGCAGGGAGCTTGCTGAAAAAGGAGCAGGCTTCACAGGCGATCCGCACATGGTCGCCAAAATGGGGGATACCGAGACATGGATGGCGTTTTTCCAGGATACTGAAGGAAATACACATGCCTTGATGAGCGACATTCCGGCCCAGCAATAAACCCGCCTTTTATGGCGGGCTTTTCTTTTTTTAGCGGATCCGGGATTTTCTGAAGGCGTGGTACACCTCTATCGCACCAAAGACAATGATAGAGACAATGCCGCCCCAGAGAACCCAATGTTCAAGGCGGAGCGAAGCATGGAAGAGTTCATCCATATAACCAGTAAAGTCCTTGTTCCAAACAGCGGAATTGCTGAAGATGAGGATAAAAGCTGCTAAGGATATGGCCTGTGAGGCAGCTGTCAAGATCGCTAGCCCCTTCGTCCACTGTCCCTTCATCCATTTAAACAAAATCAATACGAGCTCCAGAAAGACGGCAGCCATTACAATTGGCCAATAGGAATTCAGGATGTCCTGCTGGAATACCGGTATCCTGAATTCCAATCCGGCGCCGCCTTGTTCATACAGTCCGATGATCCTATCGGCATTGAAATACAGGGCGGCGAAAATAATGGTCATGATCAGGCCAGCGATTGGCTCATGCTTCGGAATCCTTTTTTCCCTGCTGATCTGCGGGACATTTTTCAGGTCGTCCGGGGTCCATTTTTGCAGGCTGTCTGTTACAGGCTCCTGATTGTTTCCTTTGTCAGTCCGTTCGATGACGGCAAACACCAGTGTCAGCCAGAATAGCGTTTGGATGCCGGCGCCGAGCATCCCCCAAATGCCCGTTCCAAAAACGGCGAGAATAATATCAAGCGCAGATTCCCCGGTGTTCCGGGCCATGATTTCGACAGCTGCATTTGCTAGGAATGCGATAACTGCCGCGATGGGCAGAATCAGCTTGATGAGATGCACGTATACATCGAAATACCGCGGGCCGATCAGGTGCATTGGCCGGTCCATGTAATTTGCCGCCAGCCGTGCAGGGCTGCCAAGCTTTGCGAGCACCTCCTTTACATCTTTTTCTCCATAATCATCCGGAAGCATATCCTCGATTGTCGAACAAAGCTCCAGTCCGATATCCTCCCGCTTCCCTTCTGGAAGGCGGCGAGCAACCTCTTGAATGTAAAGCTCAATCAGGTTCATCCTTTCCATCTCCTTTCAGCAGGCCGCGAAGGTCCTGTGTGCTCCGCTCCCACTCTTTTTTCAGCTCTTTGTAAACCTCTGTCCCGTAATCGCTCAGCACATAGTAGCGCCGCGGCCTGCTTTCGCTCGTATCCCAGCTGCTTGTGACAAGCTCCTGCTTTTCCAGTCTTCTCAGGAGCGGGTACAGAGTGCTCTGCTCGATCGCAATGCCGCCCTCCTCCAGCCTCTGCACCAGCGAATAGCCGTATTGAGGCGTATCCAGCTGGCTGAGCACCGCAAGCGTCAATGTCCCCCTCCGCAATTCCGTCATTAAACTGTTCAGCAATGAATCCATCAGCTTCACCTCATTGATCTCATGTATTTCTGGGTTGTTTGCTATATGTCATACAGTATACTACATACTATGCGATATACACTATTGTTGATCACATAATATTTGTTTTTTTAAAACTGAAGCACCTGCCCATACCTTTTTTAGCGGAATTGCTATAATCAGG is a window from the Bacillus infantis NRRL B-14911 genome containing:
- the mglB gene encoding galactose/glucose ABC transporter substrate-binding protein MglB; protein product: MAKKKKGLLLSLTVASSIMLAAGCSSDSTGGSGDSGKADGLPAVGATIYKFDDNFMSYVRRAMEDSAKDQANLMLNDSQNDQAKQIEQVDTLIAKGAKSLAINLVDPKAAQTVIDKAKAKDLPVIFFNKEPDAAVMNGYDKAYYVGTTSSESGVIQGELIAKQWEANEAAWDKNGDGKIQYVLLKGEPGHPDAEARTKYAIDTVKGIGIETEELAMDTGMWDATKATEKMDAWLAKYSDQIEFVIANNDGMALGAIASLEKAGYFSGDKFMPVVGVDAIPEALDMIENGKMVGTVLNDAQNQGKATVQLAVNAANGKDVLDGTEWELDEAKAVRVPYVEVTKDNIDVGKNAYK
- a CDS encoding HAAS signaling domain-containing protein encodes the protein MNLIELYIQEVARRLPEGKREDIGLELCSTIEDMLPDDYGEKDVKEVLAKLGSPARLAANYMDRPMHLIGPRYFDVYVHLIKLILPIAAVIAFLANAAVEIMARNTGESALDIILAVFGTGIWGMLGAGIQTLFWLTLVFAVIERTDKGNNQEPVTDSLQKWTPDDLKNVPQISREKRIPKHEPIAGLIMTIIFAALYFNADRIIGLYEQGGAGLEFRIPVFQQDILNSYWPIVMAAVFLELVLILFKWMKGQWTKGLAILTAASQAISLAAFILIFSNSAVWNKDFTGYMDELFHASLRLEHWVLWGGIVSIIVFGAIEVYHAFRKSRIR
- a CDS encoding sensor histidine kinase; protein product: MLFRIRSKLLLYFIVLVALLTSVGLFFYKASEKLVTEYDNSFERFLLLNDISQRTDLVTEKLKAYITDKDHTYLLQYEQEKTKLVDDQKRLYEIMDTSDMTLVNYKNMIDSFLEEADASLEAFQRDEINTYSGHLNEVLKIGGFLQENTLALLNNKLTDYRSFYRQMEQQNHYYKMLSLSLFAAAFFLSTLLAFWISGGITKPISKLSEAARQIAKGNLEGEEIKVAAKDELKLLTDTFNQMRKNLRTLVIEIKQKSELDKLLKELELRSLQNQINPHFLFNTLNTISKMAYLEDAEETSRLIESVALLRYNLGDLDKASTLREEVRVVKEYFYIQQTRFGDRIRFVTDIEEDCLDIEIPGLTLQPLIENAFIHGVEEYEENGIIRLDIIRKGEEIHVEVSDNGPGMDPKAKRRLLAYAEGLEETVPKEPPSGHSTGIGVRNVMKRLQLFYQKRNVVEIESGPGKGTTFRLVIPAMAKGGEKLAQSTGR
- the mglA gene encoding galactose/methyl galactoside ABC transporter ATP-binding protein MglA; its protein translation is MPETNGAVLLEMKNLTKRFPGVIALNNVSLKVRAGTVHALMGENGAGKSTLMKCLFGIYSMDEGQILLEGREVAFASSKQALESGVSMVHQELNQVRQQNVMDNIWLGRYPKKGIFIDEKKMYEDTAAIFKSLDIRIDPSSKVSSLSVSEMQMVEIAKAVSYQSKIIVMDEPTSSLTEKEVNHLFKIIKKLQSENVAIIYISHKMEEILQISDEVTIMRDGQYIATKSAEELTTDEIIRLMVGRDLSQRFPEKVNKPGEVILKVSGLTAEAKHSFSDIGFELRKGEILGIAGLVGSKRTEVVEALFGMRGVKSGKVELHGKEVQNHSPQHAIKNGFALVTEERRSTGIFPELSISFNSIIANLKKYRKGIFLSDGKVAEDTKWVIDSMNVRTPSQKTSIGSLSGGNQQKVIIGRWLLTRPEILLLDEPTRGIDVGAKFEIYQLISELAAEGKGIIFISSEMPELLGVSDRIMVMSNGKLAGILDTAEASQEEIMRLAAMY
- a CDS encoding PadR family transcriptional regulator, which codes for MDSLLNSLMTELRRGTLTLAVLSQLDTPQYGYSLVQRLEEGGIAIEQSTLYPLLRRLEKQELVTSSWDTSESRPRRYYVLSDYGTEVYKELKKEWERSTQDLRGLLKGDGKDEPD
- a CDS encoding sugar-binding protein, translated to MSKWSVFAYTSLSFFFVISCTMAVFYGYKVIAHHVPQEPGKLEDYRYHFVLVPEELDNEYWRLVEKGARKAAEEAGVVLEYAGPNQASIDEHLETIEKAAASKVDGIITQGLSDEQFTPLINKVVGKTPVITIDTDAANSERVAYIGTDNYYAGYLAGRALVKDLNGKAEVAIITGNFYANHQIQRVNGFKAAVGSEKNIRIIDVEESEISRVKAAEKAYQILKEHPNVTAFYGTSALDAIGIAQVVEMMQRQGDIYVMGFDTLPETLDYMKNGTIQGTVVQEPFEMGYKSVRMMIDLLEGREVPPLVHTDTKILRKADLPISSQEQIREVH
- a CDS encoding response regulator translates to MLKVLVVDDEVLERKAVAKMIRSSFNHAEVVGEAANGRIAIEMAVKHEPDIIFMDIKMPGVDGIEAVREIRKIRPETRFIMVSAFDTFEYAKKVMQQGVKQYILKPSSKADITAAFESAAGEIMEERRKMEEERSLKENLEKAVSIAQKEWVASLMMNQVQDITFESWGRLLGKEILSGYIMLFSYQPKPGREASEDRKKEWYSWLKETLASLPEHQQAMVGPLVEDQVPVLFLCQKPAEKLHFKSKSQTVLDALLARFSKKFGEAELKAGIGHPYEDAQELTKSYHESALALQKIKQLPGRSYLFGEKQGKTAAGSPPPGYNAEKELLEAVRQADVNHVLSAFAGFMGSHAEEAQETADIRRSLQELFVLVSRMLYELGIDYRQVPELSDYHDSAVLFEQGKNHLLRIVRHVQAWRNSHAKDMLYKAKEYIEAHYAEALTLESAAEYVDLSPFYFSKLFKDRFGMTFIDFVTDVRIRKAKHFLKEGSLSLKEICYSIGYKDPNYFSRVFKKHTGLSPTEYRKES
- a CDS encoding AraC family transcriptional regulator, yielding MNKHPASNYVLQARSNEFYWEGGGQLSVKTFRNGRARYKKGPGTYAVEEGRYLLLNEGDYALSIEEAHPVESFCVFFRDGFAGEVLQSLTADPDRLLSDPFRPACDEGFFERTYQPGAGLSGRLAGLQEAHLLSEDPAAYEELFYPLMQEILLEQSYARREASAISAEKRSTREELYKRLMTANEYIRACYASPVTLDELSRIACLSPNHLLRSYTGLFGRTPHQHLAEFRIRKAKDMLEKEEWNMTDISFAVGFQTPSSFSKMFRKHTGLSPLQHRKKVRLDKNETGFSTMLEKKKS
- a CDS encoding VOC family protein, yielding MQEIQKISQIGIPVKNMERAVPFYRDVLGLPLLFSMETMAFFECGGQRLMLSLPEKEEFAHPSSVLYFQVEDIRKACRELAEKGAGFTGDPHMVAKMGDTETWMAFFQDTEGNTHALMSDIPAQQ